The following coding sequences lie in one Halomonas sp. 'Soap Lake #6' genomic window:
- the glmS gene encoding glutamine--fructose-6-phosphate transaminase (isomerizing), translating into MCGIVAAVAQRNVQGILLEGLKRLEYRGYDSSGMTVLHNGSLTRHRALGKVAALEEQLISAALPGFCGIAHTRWATHGKPSEANAHPHHSSDLVAVVHNGIIENYEHIKETLQANGYVFTSETDTEVIAHLLADKLKSGLGLFEATQQIVSGLGGAYALGVMSVSEPGVVVGARQGSPLVVGVGIDEAFLASDPLALLQVTDRFIYLEEGDLVELGEQGAIRIVNRQGEAVERPIHTFEHGDGIASKGEYRHYMLKEIFEQPEVINAALEGRLSNNSVLVESFGPEAQALFESTRNVHIIACGTSYHAGLVARYWLERYAGVPVQVEVASEFRYRHPVVPEGTLFVTLSQSGETADTLAALRFAQTLSYIGTLAICNVPGSSLVRESDMSLMTRAGPEIGVASTKAFTTQLVALMLLTLSVSKAKGQPEHADTAAEIVKALRQLPELCQQVLALDSQIEALSQAFAEKHHALFLGRGAHYPIALEGALKLKEISYIHAEAYPAGELKHGPLALVDSEMPVISVAPNDDLLEKLKSNLQEVRARGGQLFVFADESVGIEAQEDIRVLTLPHVHEALAPLLYTLPLQLLSYHVAVLKGTDVDQPRNLAKSVTVE; encoded by the coding sequence ATGTGTGGCATCGTCGCAGCGGTTGCGCAGCGTAATGTGCAAGGGATACTGCTAGAAGGGCTCAAGCGCTTAGAGTATCGCGGCTATGATTCTTCTGGCATGACGGTGCTCCATAACGGTTCCCTGACACGCCACCGCGCCTTGGGTAAAGTGGCTGCCCTTGAGGAGCAGCTAATCAGTGCTGCACTGCCTGGCTTCTGTGGCATTGCTCATACTCGTTGGGCCACGCACGGAAAGCCGTCCGAGGCCAATGCTCACCCTCATCACAGCAGCGACCTGGTTGCGGTGGTGCATAACGGCATTATTGAAAACTACGAGCACATTAAAGAAACCTTGCAAGCCAACGGCTATGTGTTTACCTCGGAAACAGACACCGAAGTTATTGCCCATTTGTTGGCAGACAAGCTGAAAAGTGGGCTTGGTCTATTTGAGGCTACCCAGCAGATCGTTAGCGGCTTGGGTGGTGCCTATGCGCTGGGTGTCATGAGTGTTTCTGAACCTGGCGTTGTAGTGGGCGCCCGCCAGGGCAGCCCGCTGGTAGTGGGTGTGGGGATTGATGAAGCATTTTTAGCCTCTGACCCGCTGGCACTCTTACAAGTTACCGACCGCTTTATCTATCTGGAAGAGGGCGATTTGGTAGAGCTAGGTGAACAAGGGGCTATCCGCATTGTTAATCGCCAGGGTGAAGCGGTAGAGCGCCCTATTCACACCTTTGAGCATGGCGATGGTATTGCCAGTAAAGGGGAATACCGCCATTACATGCTAAAAGAGATTTTCGAGCAGCCCGAGGTTATTAATGCTGCGTTAGAAGGTCGGTTGAGCAACAACAGCGTACTGGTAGAGAGTTTTGGCCCAGAGGCACAGGCGCTGTTTGAGAGTACTCGTAATGTTCACATTATTGCCTGTGGCACCAGCTACCATGCAGGCCTAGTCGCTCGTTATTGGCTCGAACGCTATGCCGGTGTACCGGTGCAGGTAGAAGTGGCCTCTGAGTTTCGCTATCGCCACCCGGTTGTTCCTGAGGGAACACTATTCGTCACCTTGTCTCAGTCGGGTGAAACTGCTGATACGTTAGCCGCCCTTCGCTTTGCCCAGACACTTAGCTACATAGGCACGCTGGCGATTTGTAACGTACCGGGCAGTTCGCTGGTGCGTGAATCGGATATGTCATTGATGACGAGAGCGGGCCCAGAGATTGGTGTGGCCTCCACTAAAGCGTTTACCACTCAACTAGTAGCATTAATGCTGCTAACGCTATCGGTGAGTAAGGCCAAAGGCCAGCCAGAGCATGCGGATACTGCAGCTGAGATAGTAAAGGCACTACGGCAGCTTCCCGAGCTGTGCCAACAGGTGCTGGCGTTGGATAGCCAAATTGAGGCCCTCTCCCAAGCGTTTGCTGAAAAGCATCACGCACTGTTTTTAGGTCGCGGCGCCCATTACCCGATTGCCCTTGAGGGAGCGCTTAAGCTTAAAGAGATCTCCTATATCCATGCGGAGGCTTATCCAGCGGGGGAGTTAAAGCATGGCCCGTTGGCGCTGGTGGACAGTGAAATGCCGGTTATTTCAGTGGCACCCAACGACGACCTATTAGAAAAACTTAAGTCCAACCTCCAGGAGGTCCGCGCGCGTGGTGGCCAACTGTTTGTGTTTGCTGATGAAAGTGTGGGTATCGAGGCACAAGAAGACATTCGGGTACTAACGCTTCCTCATGTGCACGAAGCGCTGGCACCGCTGCTTTATACCCTGCCGCTACAGCTGTTGAGTTATCACGTGGCAGTGCTGAAGGGTACTGACGTTGATCAGCCGCGTAACCTAGCAAAAAGCGTTACGGTGGAGTAA
- the glmU gene encoding bifunctional UDP-N-acetylglucosamine diphosphorylase/glucosamine-1-phosphate N-acetyltransferase GlmU: MQDLDIVILAAGKGTRMRSQTPKVLHALAGKPLVRHVLDTAVGLNPTRIHVVIGYGAEKLREALADSPISFVIQSEQKGTGHAVAQAQPQLGCGKVLVLYGDVPLIQRASLDALLSQVDEQHMGLLTVTLDDPSGYGRIVRNADGEAVAIVEQKDANTEQLAINECNTGIMAMTSAQLKRWLPQLSAENAQGEYYLPDVIAMAAQEGIKVCTAQPADVVEVEGVNNRAQMARLERAYQQHLADKLMEEQGVALADPARLDIRGTLTCGHDVFIDVGCVFEGEVALGEGVRVGPYCVVKNSTIGAESVIESHSVIDTTVAAGLNHIGPFARLRPGTRLAVKAKVGNFVETKNAEVGEGSKINHLSYIGDAHLGRNVNVGAGTITCNYDGANKHRTVIGDNVFIGSNSALIAPVSIGKGATVGAGSTIAKDVSEQALAVTRSRQLEKGDWIRPAKKTK; the protein is encoded by the coding sequence ATGCAAGACCTCGATATTGTCATTCTCGCTGCGGGCAAAGGGACCCGCATGCGCTCTCAAACACCCAAAGTACTGCATGCGCTGGCAGGTAAACCGCTAGTAAGGCACGTGCTGGATACCGCTGTTGGGCTTAATCCAACACGTATCCACGTAGTGATTGGCTATGGCGCAGAAAAACTGCGGGAAGCGCTTGCTGATAGCCCTATTTCTTTTGTCATCCAATCGGAACAGAAGGGTACCGGCCATGCCGTTGCTCAAGCACAGCCTCAGCTAGGTTGCGGAAAGGTACTGGTGCTTTATGGGGATGTGCCACTTATCCAGCGTGCTTCGTTGGATGCTCTGTTGAGCCAAGTGGATGAGCAGCACATGGGGCTTTTGACGGTTACCTTGGATGATCCCAGCGGTTACGGGCGTATTGTACGTAACGCTGATGGTGAAGCGGTGGCCATTGTTGAGCAAAAGGACGCCAATACTGAGCAGCTTGCTATCAACGAGTGCAATACCGGCATTATGGCCATGACCAGTGCCCAGCTTAAACGCTGGTTACCCCAGCTTTCCGCTGAAAACGCCCAAGGTGAATACTACCTACCCGATGTGATTGCCATGGCTGCTCAAGAGGGCATTAAGGTATGTACTGCCCAACCAGCTGATGTGGTAGAAGTGGAGGGGGTTAACAACCGCGCCCAAATGGCACGCTTAGAGCGTGCCTATCAGCAGCACTTGGCCGATAAGCTAATGGAAGAGCAAGGGGTTGCCCTAGCTGACCCAGCTAGACTTGATATACGCGGTACGCTGACCTGTGGTCACGATGTGTTTATTGACGTGGGCTGCGTGTTTGAGGGCGAGGTAGCGCTTGGTGAAGGCGTGCGGGTTGGCCCCTACTGTGTGGTTAAAAACAGCACCATTGGCGCTGAAAGCGTGATTGAGAGCCATAGTGTGATTGATACAACCGTAGCGGCGGGGCTGAATCACATTGGCCCCTTTGCACGGTTACGCCCCGGCACGCGGTTAGCGGTAAAAGCCAAGGTTGGGAATTTTGTTGAAACCAAAAATGCTGAAGTGGGCGAGGGAAGCAAGATCAATCACTTAAGTTACATTGGTGATGCGCATTTAGGGCGCAATGTAAACGTAGGCGCGGGTACTATTACCTGTAATTACGACGGTGCTAATAAGCACCGTACTGTGATTGGCGATAACGTCTTTATTGGTTCTAATAGCGCGTTAATTGCGCCGGTTAGTATTGGCAAAGGGGCGACTGTTGGCGCTGGTTCTACCATTGCCAAAGACGTAAGCGAGCAGGCGTTGGCCGTGACCCGAAGCCGTCAGTTGGAAAAGGGCGACTGGATCCGCCCGGCGAAAAAAACCAAGTAA
- a CDS encoding FAD:protein FMN transferase, translated as MRRYHRLSSAVGLVLLATFMLAGCSENDRPLDAPVRFEGAIFGSFYQVTVMDPLTQGEANALEEGFLAELESVDQAMSTYRDDAELIAFNEAPLNEWQPLSNELIEVLAISRSVSEESGGAFDITVGGIVNLWSFGPEARPEEVPSDTELNERLATIGYDAIDVDTQAMQARRTRDVFADLSGVAKGHATDRVAAYLDQQGIEHYLVNLGGDLISRGYRDKETQEPWRIGIEVPHAGPQQAQHVLPLENMSVATSGDYRNYFEVDGERYSHTIDPRTGRPVTNRLASVSVFHPSNAWADAWATALTVTGSDAGMQLALEHDLNVLMLVKDDEGQWRSLAAPAFVNYFGDTVVEELGIDAWEDPAAARETATGE; from the coding sequence ATGAGACGCTACCACCGTTTGTCGAGTGCCGTCGGCTTAGTGCTGTTAGCCACCTTCATGCTTGCTGGGTGTTCAGAAAATGATCGCCCCCTTGATGCTCCTGTACGCTTTGAAGGCGCTATTTTTGGCTCATTCTACCAAGTAACGGTAATGGACCCACTTACCCAAGGCGAAGCCAACGCGTTGGAAGAGGGGTTCCTTGCAGAGCTTGAGAGTGTCGATCAAGCGATGTCGACCTATCGTGATGATGCTGAGTTGATCGCCTTTAACGAGGCCCCGCTCAACGAGTGGCAGCCACTCTCCAATGAGCTTATCGAAGTGCTTGCCATTAGCCGTTCGGTGTCTGAAGAGAGTGGCGGCGCTTTCGATATTACTGTTGGGGGCATCGTCAATTTGTGGAGTTTTGGCCCAGAAGCGCGCCCAGAGGAAGTCCCCTCTGATACCGAGCTAAACGAGCGCTTGGCCACTATTGGTTATGATGCTATCGATGTAGATACTCAGGCTATGCAAGCGCGGCGTACCCGGGATGTGTTTGCCGATCTTTCTGGGGTGGCTAAAGGGCACGCTACCGACCGTGTTGCAGCGTACCTTGATCAGCAAGGTATTGAGCACTACCTCGTGAATTTAGGCGGCGACCTTATTTCCCGAGGTTACCGTGATAAAGAAACCCAAGAGCCTTGGCGTATAGGCATCGAAGTACCCCACGCTGGCCCGCAGCAGGCACAGCATGTATTACCGCTTGAAAATATGTCGGTAGCTACCTCTGGGGATTACCGTAACTATTTTGAGGTAGATGGCGAGCGCTACTCGCACACCATTGACCCACGTACTGGTCGTCCAGTCACTAATCGCTTGGCCTCTGTTTCCGTATTTCATCCATCCAATGCCTGGGCTGATGCTTGGGCGACTGCACTGACTGTGACGGGCAGTGACGCCGGTATGCAACTGGCGCTGGAGCATGATCTGAATGTACTGATGTTGGTCAAGGATGATGAGGGCCAATGGCGTAGCCTTGCTGCTCCTGCATTCGTCAATTACTTCGGTGATACGGTCGTGGAAGAGCTAGGTATTGACGCCTGGGAAGACCCCGCAGCAGCCCGCGAAACGGCCACAGGTGAATAA
- a CDS encoding undecaprenyl-diphosphate phosphatase, translating into MDWLQVIVLAVVQGVTEFLPISSSAHLILVPVLTAWDDQGLAFDVALHLGSLAAVILYFRHEILRMVFSSVDALTGKGVNEDAKLALWVVLATLPVCIIGFLGRDLIADHMRSTLIIGISLIAFGLLLGYADWKKRGSRSEYHMRMKDVMIIGFAQALALIPGTSRSGITITAALLLGMSREGAARFSFLLSIPVIVLAGGLEAMGLVSSPVPIDWPAMIVGTLLSGISAYLCIHYFLVIIKKLGMQPFVVYRVLFGAWLLWFFHF; encoded by the coding sequence ATGGATTGGCTACAAGTCATTGTTTTAGCAGTAGTTCAGGGAGTTACCGAGTTTCTACCTATTTCGAGCTCTGCCCACCTGATTTTGGTGCCGGTGCTCACCGCCTGGGACGATCAAGGGCTAGCTTTTGATGTGGCGCTACATCTAGGCAGCTTAGCAGCAGTTATTTTATATTTTCGCCATGAAATTTTGCGCATGGTGTTTAGTAGTGTCGATGCTCTGACAGGCAAAGGCGTGAATGAAGATGCCAAGCTGGCGCTATGGGTAGTGTTGGCCACGCTGCCCGTTTGTATTATCGGCTTTCTCGGGCGAGATCTGATTGCCGACCATATGCGCTCGACACTGATTATCGGCATTAGCCTTATCGCTTTTGGCTTACTATTAGGCTACGCGGATTGGAAAAAGCGAGGCAGCCGCAGTGAGTATCACATGCGTATGAAGGATGTGATGATTATCGGCTTTGCCCAGGCGCTGGCGCTGATTCCAGGTACTTCACGCTCAGGGATAACCATTACCGCCGCACTGCTGCTGGGGATGAGTCGAGAAGGGGCTGCTCGTTTCTCTTTCCTGCTTTCTATTCCGGTAATTGTGTTAGCCGGGGGGCTAGAGGCTATGGGGTTAGTAAGTTCACCAGTGCCGATAGATTGGCCCGCAATGATTGTTGGCACACTTCTGTCGGGAATTAGCGCTTATCTCTGTATACACTACTTCCTGGTCATTATTAAAAAGTTGGGTATGCAGCCATTTGTGGTGTACCGGGTGCTGTTTGGTGCTTGGTTACTGTGGTTTTTCCACTTTTAA